The segment GTGAATAGTTTGGATTTGGTTCAGATGATCACATGTTGTAACGTGTGTTTAGTATTATTTCTTCCCAAATTGTAAATTAGTTAAGCATATCAGAAATGGATTTTCCCTCACGgatatgattttttgttttaattttggtttcCGACTTGGCTTTAGATTAAAGTGATGGTTGATTGATCCATAACCCTTGGAAAGATAATGCATTAGGGAAAGCAAACTCTGCTGCCTCGCCGAAACATACGCACATATACTAAAATCCGGAAAATTTGAAGTTCTATGATGAAGACTTTTCCCTCCTATGCCTATCCAAAAAATGATCATGGATCATTGCAAcaacaaatttaaaagataaagatatgttattttcatttttatcaaaactaaaataaaataatgaaagagAGACATGTAAACAATTCATAGGTTTTTAGCGAAACAATACTACAAAATAGTTGTTCTCTAAAATGTTCACtttaatgaaaatttaaatcgctttatttcaattttatcaaaaaagatTAAGTTCATTGTCTACTACAAGAGTAAAAGTCATAAATACATAAAAAGCAAACTCTGCTGCCTCGCCGAAACATACGCACATATACTAAAATCCGGAAAATTTGAAGTTCTATGATGAAGACTTTTCCCTCCTATGCCTATCCAAAAAATGATCATGGATCATTGCAAcaacaaatttaaaagataaagatatgttattttcatttttatcaaaactaaaataaaataatgaaagagAGACATGTAAACAATTCATAGGTTTTTAGCGAAACAATACTACAAATTAGTTGTTCTCTAAAATGTTCACtttaatgaaaatttaaatcgctttatttcaattttatcaaaaaagatTAAGTTCATTGTCTACTACAAGAGTAAAAGTCATAAATACATAACTCcccgcccccccccccccccccccccccccccccccccccctcaaGAATTCTTTAATTAATCACGATCAGGgcactaataaaaaaaattggtatcGAGGGAGATGCTATCTGTCTTTGACTATAAATCTGAAGCCAAGATGTCTCAAGTATGCATTGCAAAAACAAGAGTACAAATAAAATGATAACTAAGGTTTGGTTTTTGCTTAAGCTTCTAACGTTCCAAGGTCTTTTCACTTCACCTCCTCCGGATCCAGGCTTTGATTTCTTCTACCTTGCTCTTCAGGTATATAAATATACTCGGATTTAACTCATTTtgataaaaatgtatatataaagtcctgtaaaattttatagttttgatGTTAGTATAAAACTAGAAGTGAATATCCAAATAATTTGAATCAAAATATATGTATGCAGTGGCCTGGAGCCTATTGTGATACAAAGCGTGCTTGTTGCTATCCAACAACAGGTAAACCTGCGGCAGATTTTGGCATCCACGGTCTGTGGCCTAATTACAACAACGGTTCGTATCCATCAAACTGCGATCCCAGCAATGAATTTGATCCATCTGAGGTATATTCCTTCAACGActcttgtttatatatatatataaagttctatatatatatataaagttcatATTTGAATGTTTAGATATCGGATCTTGTAAGTACTTTGCAAACGAAGTGGCCAACACTATCTTGTCCGAGCAACGAAGGTTACAAGTTTTGGGAACACGAGTGGGAAAAACATGGTACGTGTTCCGAATCCGTAATGGACCAACATGGCTACTTTGAGAAAACTCTTGCACTCAGAGACAGAATCAATCTTCTTCAAATTCTTACAGACGCaggtatttatatatataccctATAAATTAATCAAGTCAATATGCCTTAACAATGATTCATTTACATATGCTTAaactcttatatatatttttttccttttttgtttgGTATGTGTGGGGTAACTATAGGAATCAAACCAAACGACGAATTCTATAAACTTAAAGACATTAAAAAGGCGATAGAAAAAGCAACTGGATTTACTCCAGTAATCAATTGTAACAGAGATCCGGAGAAAAACCGTCAGCTTCACGAGATCTTACTATGCGTCGATAAATCAGGAACTGAGTTTATGGACTGTCCAATGCCTACAGATAGATGTCCTTATTCACATATCCAGTTTgccaaattttaattatatctttcttttagTGTTTTGTTATAAACTAAATTTCACGTGGAAGCTAAAATGTAATGCTGTACACGCTACTTttactttataaaaatataataagacAAGCTTTGGTGTGATAACGGCATGcatgtctataaattacaacgtattgttttatttaattttggattAATTTGGAGTATCTCAAGCTTATAAAATGATCCATACTAATTTTTAAAGAGAGATATTCATAGATGGGTCTTCTTTGGGAATGCAAATCGTATTGGTATAATAATCTTTTTAGGAGGGCATTCAGATTCACTCACCATCTCCATCCATTAGGACCCCTAATGGGtacttaaaattaaattaatgtttAATTTAGTGATTTGAAAGGTTTAGAACTTCTATTAatctatttaattttttcataCTCCATTGGTAGAACCTTATTGGAATACTTaaaaattttttcttttttaggtTCGGTCACAACCACCACAGCTCCGGCTCCAAACGTGAACCAAGTCTCCACGTCAACCGGAGAAGAAAGAAGCTTCTAGTGTCGTCAATCGTTGTAGCTTTCGCCCTTATCCTTGCCGCCGCGATTTTCGCCAGAGTCCGATCAAATGTCAACTCTTCCCAACACGTTCCAGGCCTAGCTCGGAAACCAAGCCAAGCAATCTCAAAAGCCTGCGAGCCGAATCGTTTCCCCGAGCTATGCGTCGACTCACTCATGGACTTCCCCGCCTCTTCCGCCAAAGATCTGATCCATGTTACGTTGAACATGACGCTACACCACTTCAGCCACGCACTCTACTCATATCTTCCTCCTTCTCCTTCCTCGACATGCCACCGCGCTCCGCCTACGACTCATGCCTCGAGCTGTTAGACGATTCCGTTGACGCGCTCTCTCCTCCGTCGTTTCAGTCTCAACCGGCGAGACGAAGCCTCAAGACGTGATGACGTGGCTGAGTTCGACTCTTACGAACCAGTAATAGCACGCCACGTAGGGGTCCTTACCAAACCCAAAAATACCAATTTAAGTAGCGGTCCTCCgttttcttttcaattttgatttatttttcttcctttttttttaagtacccTTGCGTAAGAGCATG is part of the Brassica rapa cultivar Chiifu-401-42 chromosome A09, CAAS_Brap_v3.01, whole genome shotgun sequence genome and harbors:
- the LOC103842987 gene encoding ribonuclease 3 gives rise to the protein MHCKNKSTNKMITKVWFLLKLLTFQGLFTSPPPDPGFDFFYLALQWPGAYCDTKRACCYPTTGKPAADFGIHGLWPNYNNGSYPSNCDPSNEFDPSEISDLVSTLQTKWPTLSCPSNEGYKFWEHEWEKHGTCSESVMDQHGYFEKTLALRDRINLLQILTDAGIKPNDEFYKLKDIKKAIEKATGFTPVINCNRDPEKNRQLHEILLCVDKSGTEFMDCPMPTDRCPYSHIQFAKF